A region of Plasmodium falciparum 3D7 genome assembly, chromosome: 12 DNA encodes the following proteins:
- a CDS encoding THO complex subunit 2, putative encodes MEDVKEFFNHEVDLLIDKDKGNVGNNLKFIKEKYEEKLFKLLHEIKENQEMFYKNHKYKKNILKETCDNDYRNNNISHGDIINEKEEKIDEEDDNIKINHNNDISIYNITNKSCLDNLQFFKRKRHENYNENMEELNKRQKIQKDTNMLYISNNNNGNKYYPYDEKEYNYNMNDFIKTDANYNFMNPNEFICNIPLKEQCDLKSLFSYFTESLKKKSHHDNIFKKTYIECLQRNNKKLLQDPIDENNLFLYKSYFYKIKKIFSLFYFDFFVCIINENISLEQGMDFLINDLFFVNEQFFKNLIYILKSGPPNNTNNNDDNNTNNNDDNNTNNNDDNNTNNNDDDDNNNNNCDALLRCDEKTPNHYNNHIDNYNINKNVISNYYTDNSYDINPLQTEDQGNNMNSQELYNDNVICFYNNNVLTEKNLIIPFKEIILNSLHYLIEIIDHIKEEKKEKYNKYKDIIVHCINFLKDKNIISYKEAATIIECKNIDKLNLFNKELYKLITKLKTKNMYSISIYNLINENINGYGKIILLLQNFFTNDPIKIKENNNTKKKKKKNFKKIINKMVRKYDQKVEVQHLNNSSKVEELYIENINNNINKNNNININNNININNNININNNINKNNNININNNIYNNYCEMKKLWKKHFNCYYCNDLINLKNDIFCIAGLHNLCPRRILSILLFFYEQNIESEKQLLPLFFLYSKELITDVIILELKIRNNYITELYKEDLSKLRNMNVKNEENENKNTGIQINENNNTSNEYNISNSNNMNHTSNSSNNNNNNNNNNNNNNNNYNNNNNNNNNINLVASSNNPNISSNNNCIFMFTENNFFTPNYFKMCSILILNDLLNFEIFYANLCPKDVLLKNMFEELYEKYYIDYDNSSSDKVSSLFYNYIPFDINNLYNIYENVKSYTTQSKEVVKRRASSTLTSSINNVNNTNNTNILNNTNILNNTNKFNNINNHIHNSYFSPASEKEYKQVTFSSSFKESFVKKNNPKYKFLNNCKSSTQILEESNPIYLYDHIISFLLNTQDKELKKKYDDIQCLNNKDAIEYYIYDIINNKSNTFDNFIKNYLDREIKLRIENINSNYKTYPDFFNYLYLESDPYHLILGRLFFMKNSKFLFLSALIQLNAWGLINIIIKHMETYKCNPYLNYYVHSAFTQLINYIILDFEKKYLQDVINKSSSSRNGKNKMKRINLGKKKNFNNENESKENDNHNDVNNKNDNHNDVNNKNDNHNDDNNKNDNHNDDNNKNDNHNDVNNNNNNSYKPPCLFCNINLCGSLLCSYKSIEVIKKNKKYIESLFKNENKIKKKKKIIRNLLKRNHKYLYSNLKQEKLMNVKNETMNNHTYNIKNETMNINYFIKSVMNIFELPESSKLYSDEEIIKNKKLKGYFKKSIDQCTQKRKEICDTKDNCIYVLKKKKKSKCNDNNNDDDDNNNNYYYNYLRKIKNIEAFMEYVLIFLQYLGYFGYIYKSLLRRILRILFFYVNSVINSNDSKMKLHPNFEKLFIKYFFFVIINDNDDDDDNDSEEKKSINDDIWNILKLLPASDRYKLYFKFFDKLQKGRKDLSKLKNLKNFEIKCKVNTKDKINKNTCVRNNLNLNVNFNYSPGKDKYENKNVNHQNNDNNNNNNNDNNSSSIIISSNNSNDYSKKLFKLAYEHKNCIITLSYINFEIIKSKLRKIIKRITSDILKDRYNPKVESMLCEFTKLINRNPFDCSDIILQQCELFDNNMIITLSESIKNIHNFSSDIFLYKILERQQLLNVHNYQLYKQYNNLNNLELIDDSIFKPKKLINVSLVAAKFLCKHPSVNFYPLVISIFKRIFSELHTSDHVYLKKKSYVPNQLLLLLLLKNCQQKLQKRTSISSQCDHIKNDANIENEENIKKENIKKDNIKNDNVNNNDHIKNDNVNNNDHIKNDNIKNDNVNNNDHIKNDNIKNDSVNNNDHIKNNNYSYYYNLMDTNIHISNNINQTNHLSNVIKQNDLYFYYNNSNINDTQNVLTHHKDENEDTLIKYINIYPNEYINPYDLINNEQGYDQYEQNEQNEENKKNIIEQPMLGGLNKKYPDIMTGYFFDLDYIQKLIEIYAGTNASVDVQELNEDQLNAQCGLKLIKEEIMILQENFNLKINNTEYEYIQQIEQEEQKLKNACIKNAIHIFLNPNYIYLIFFILSKIKYEYLFDSNTNNLRNLSALVDKIHIVLLQFVEFLQSNIIPSLYFKYIPNILHIFQFFDISQSFHIARYAFPFFMQTKQNEKQVHNKNKNDNNKNDNNKNDNNKNENNKNENNKNENNKNENNKNENNKNENNNNNNKNNNNNDTSVVKKDITSTIKAVHADASPEEEGNLNILKETKPKSDNHDNINCENVIGERSCNTTHDEMVKPLKKYDDPNFHHVNEILWKMFLMPIVDKYLKEEELNGININFYLTYWRLSISDIYVPHKQYQKVLDKYENYIKKLEKYYEENKKNDEYKWIPKQIKKLNIKKNNLKNEYEYHINHTKQIKQYLAHIVDHWVDPQKVSLNTFVAFIKCLIAPRILNSEKDSLFCSKFIQILLELHTPLFNLCTLVYIFTKMLMPLINACTEKEALNIGIFFNDFFSYIYLLCEDIKYFQNVSNKNPCFSYTLNFQSKDTITHNNIIQKVMKWEKTILSLLFENNNFEKSWINSKSVVIFLFRFLNTFPYSHKIKNSIKTYLENLQNFANNQGWKDIVISINSLKTMMEKNRKSCVGEKKDVPVKSQETKQSTSRTSVHNVNADVNVTMNPFNNSTPVHIPSNPPFAPMPKNIYNPNAYPIVQNTINPPPKPYMKDSNYNNKVPPPQEPNNLIHTSTRNAILINGNKDNKYKRRLQIFNNLRKNMNYYPNVQRKLIHMNNKYIRNNKSRFNNGNIIYGKNMNYPFQQNFRNGTSYITSSNNDISTRNIFSNIPNYITNKNNSNFFKR; translated from the exons atggAGGATGTGAAAGAATTTTTTAATCACGAGGTGGATTTACTAATAGATAAGGATAAAGGAAATGTAGGGAACAATCTTAAGTTCATAAAAGAGAAGTATGAAGAGAAGCTGTTCAAACTTCTTCACGagataaaagaaaatcaagagatgttttataaaaatcataaatataaaaaaaatattttaaaagaaaccTGTGATAATGATTATagaaataacaatataaGTCATGGTGAtattattaatgaaaaagaagaaaaaatagatgaagaagatgataatataaaaattaatcatAACAAtgatataagtatatataatataactaaTAAAAGTTGTTTAGATAATctacaattttttaaaagaaaacgtcatgaaaattataatgagaATATggaagaattaaataaaagacAGAAGATCCAAAAAGATACAaacatgttatatatatcaaataataataatggaaataaatattatccatatgatgaaaaagaatataattataatatgaatgattttataaaaacagaTGCAAATTACAATTTTATGAATCCAAATgaatttatttgtaatattccGTTAAAAGAACAATGTGATTTAAAAagtttattttcttattttacagaatcattaaaaaaaaaaagtcatcatgataatatttttaaaaagactTATATTGAATGTCTACAAAGAAATAACAAGAAACTATTACAAGATCCAatagatgaaaataatttatttttatacaaaagttatttttataaaataaaaaagatcttttctttattttattttgatttttttgtatgtataataaatgaaaatatttctttagaGCAAGGTATGGATTTTCTGATTAATGACTTGTTTTTTGTAAATGAGCAATTTTTTAAGAatctaatatatatcttgAAAAGCGGCCCTCCAAATAATAccaacaataatgatgataataataccaacaataatgatgataataataccaacaataatgatgataataataccaacaataatgatgatgatgataataataataacaattgtGATGCTCTTTTAAGATGTGATGAAAAGACTCCGaatcattataataaccatatagataattataacataaataaaaatgtcaTATCTAATTATTATACAGATAATTCGTATGATATAAATCCTTTACAAACGGAGGATCAaggaaataatatgaacTCACAAGAATtgtataatgataatgtaatttgtttttataataacaatgtTTTAAcggaaaaaaatttaatcaTACCCTTcaaagaaattatattaaacagCCTACATTATTTAATAGAAATTATTGATCATATTAAAgaagagaaaaaagaaaaatataataaatataaagatattatagttcattgtattaattttttaaaagataaaaatataatttcttataAAGAAGCAGCCACTATTATagaatgtaaaaatattgataaattaaatttatttaataaagaattatataaacttataactaaattaaaaacaaaaaatatgtatagtatttctatatataatcttataaatgaaaatattaatggaTACGGAAAAATCATTTTGCTTctacaaaatttttttacaaatgatcctatcaaaataaaagaaaacaataacacaaaaaaaaaaaaaaaaaaaaattttaagaaaATTATTAACAAAATGGTAAGGAAATATGATCAAAAAGTCGAAGTCCAACATTTGAATAATAGTTCGAAAGtagaagaattatatatagaaaatataaacaataatataaataaaaacaataatataaatataaataataatataaatataaacaataatataaatataaacaataatataaataaaaacaataatataaatataaacaataatatatataataattattgtgaaatgaaaaaattatggaAAAAACATTTCAATTGTTACTATTGTaatgatttaataaatttaaaaaatgatattttcTGCATTGCTGGTTTACATAATTTATGTCCTAGAAGAATTTTGTCCATactcttatttttttatgaacaaaatattgAAAGTGAAAAACAACTTCTTccattgttttttttatattcaaagGAATTAATAACTGATGTAATTATCCTGGAATTAAAAATTCGAAATAACTATATCACCGAATTATACAAAGAGGATCTGAGCAAATTAAGAAATATGAATGTGAAGAATGAAGAGAATGAAAACAAAAACACGGGTATTCAAATAAACGAAAATAATAACACATCTAATGAGTATAATATAAgcaatagtaataatatgaaccaTACAAGTAACAGCagcaacaataataataataataataataataataataataacaacaataattataataataacaacaacaacaataataacattaaTTTGGTTGCTTCATCAAATAACCCAAATATTAGTTCTAACAataattgtatttttatgtttacaGAAAATAACTTCTTTACACCAAACTACTTCAAGATGTGCTCTATTTTAATTCTTAacgatttattaaatttcgAAATTTTCTATGCTAATTTATGTCCAAAGgatgtattattaaaaaatatgtttgaagaattatatgaaaaatattacattgaTTATGATAATTCAAGTTCTGATAAGGTCTCTTCattgttttataattatataccgTTCGATATAAATAacttgtataatatatatgaaaatgtaaaaagTTATACAACTCAATCGAAGGAAGTAGTAAAGAGGAGGGCTTCATCTACTCTTACGAGCTCGAtcaataatgtgaataatacaaataatacaaacattttgaataatacaaacattttgaataatacaaacaaatttaataatattaataatcatATTCATAATAGTTACTTTAGTCCTGCTTCAGAGAAAGAGTATAAACAAGTTACATTCTCCTCATCTTTCAAAGAATCATTtgttaaaaagaataatcctaaatataaatttttaaataattgtaAAAGTTCAACACAAATTCTGGAAGAATCGAatcctatatatttatatgatcataTCATaagttttttattaaatacacAAGATaaggaattaaaaaaaaaatatgatgatatccaatgtttaaataataaagatgccatagaatattatatctatgatataattaataacaaATCGAATACGtttgataattttattaaaaattatttagacAGAGAAATAAAACTAAgaatagaaaatataaattcaaaTTATAAAACGTATCCggatttttttaattatttatatctagaATCTGATCcttatcatttaatattaggtagattattttttatgaaaaattcaAAGTTTTTATTTCTATCAGCATTAATACAATTAAATGCATGGggattaataaatattataattaaacatatggaaacatataaatgtaatccatatttaaattattatgtacATTCGGCATTCACACAactaattaattatattattttggaCTTTGAGAAAAAATATCTTCAGGATGTAATAAATAAGAGCAGCTCATCGCGCAacggaaaaaataaaatgaaaagaattaatctggggaaaaaaaaaaattttaataatgaaaatgaaagtaaagaaaatgataaccATAatgatgttaataataaaaatgataaccataatgatgttaataataaaaatgataaccataatgatgataataataaaaatgataaccataatgatgataataataaaaatgataaccataatgatgttaataataataataataattcttataaACCTCCCTGccttttttgtaatattaatttatgcGGATCGCTACTTTGTAGCTATAAGTCCATTGAAgttattaagaaaaataagaaatatatcgAATCATtgtttaaaaatgaaaataaaataaaaaaaaaaaaaaaaattataagaaatttattaaaaaggaaccataaatatttatacagTAATTTAAAGCAAGAAAAGTTAATGaatgtaaaaaatgaaactATGAATaatcatacatataatataaaaaatgaaaccaTGAATATAAATTACTTCATAAAATCtgtaatgaatatatttgaattacCAGAGTCATCCAAGTTGTACTCTGATgaggaaattataaaaaataaaaaattgaaaggatattttaaaaaaagtataGATCAATGTACacaaaaaaggaaagaaatATGTGATACAAAGGATAActgtatttatgtattaaaaaaaaaaaaaaaatcaaaatgtaatgataacaataatgatgatgatgataataataataattattattataattatttaagaaAGATAAAAAACATAGAAGCATTTATGgaatatgtattaatatttttacaatacCTTGGCTattttggatatatatataaatctttaTTAAGAAGAATTCTtcgtattttatttttttatgtaaacaGCGTGATTAATTCGAATGACTCCAAAATGAAATTACATCcaaattttgaaaaattatttataaaatactttttttttgttattataaatgataatgatgatgatgatgataatgatagtgaagaaaagaaaagtattaatgatgatatatggAATATATTGAAATTGTTGCCTGCTTCGGatagatataaattataCTTTAAGTTTTTTGATAAATTACAAAAGGGTAGAAAAGATTTGAGTAAATTGAAAAACTTGAAAAATTTtgaaataaaatgtaaagTTAAtacaaaagataaaataaataagaatacaTGTGtaagaaataatttaaatctaaacgtaaattttaattattcccctggtaaagataaatatgaaaacaaaaatgtgaatcatcaaaataatgataataataataataataataatgataacaatagtagtagtattattattagtagtaataatagtaatgattatagtaaaaaattatttaaacttGCCTATGAACATAAGAATTGTATTATTAccttatcatatataaattttgaaataataaaaagtaagTTAAGAAAAATTATCAAAAGAATAACTtctgatatattaaaagatagaTATAATCCCAAAGTAGAAAGTATGCTGTGTGAATTTACCAAATTAATTAATAGAAATCCATTTGATTGTTcagatataatattacaacaATGTGAATTATtcgataataatatgattataacATTATCAGAatctattaaaaatatacataactTTTCTagtgatatttttttatataaaattttagaaAGACAACAATTATTAAATGTTCATAATTatcaattatataaacaatataataatctaAATAATTTAGAACTTATCGATGATTCTATTTTTAAAcccaaaaaattaattaatgtTTCATTAGTAGCAGCcaaatttttatgtaaacATCCTTCTGTTAATTTTTATCCTTTGGTTATCtctatatttaaaagaattttttCAGAATTACATACTTCTGAtcatgtatatttaaaaaagaaatcatATGTACCTAaccaattattattattattattattaaaaaattgtcAACAGAAATTACAAAAACGCACATCCATCTCTTCACAATGTGaccatattaaaaatgatgcCAATATTGAAAATgaggaaaatattaaaaaggaaaatattaaaaaggataatattaaaaatgacaatgttaataataatgaccatattaaaaatgacaatgttaataataatgaccatattaaaaatgataatattaaaaatgacaatgttaataataatgaccatattaaaaatgataatattaaaaatgacagtgttaataataatgaccatattaaaaataataattattcttattattataatctgATGGATACAAACATTCATATATCAAACAACATTAACCAAACAAATCATTTATCAAATGTAATTAAACAAAAtgatctatatttttattataataactcCAACATTAATGATACACAAAATGTATTAACACATCATAAGGATGAAAATGAAGATAcacttataaaatatattaatatatatcctaatgaatatatcaatccatatgatttaataaataacgAACAAGGATATGAtcaatatgaacaaaatgaacaaaatgaagaaaataaaaaaaatataatcgaACAACCCATGTTAGGTGgtcttaataaaaaatatcccGATATAATGACtggatatttttttgatttggattatattcaaaaattaatagaaatatatgCAGGTACTAATGCTTCAGTAGATGTACAAGAATTAAATGAAGATCAATTAAATGCTCAGTGTGGACTCAAATTAATTAAAGAAGAAATTATGATATTAcaagaaaattttaatttaaaaattaataatactgaatatgaatatatacaaCAAATTGAACAAGaagaacaaaaattaaaaaatgcatgtattaaaaatgctatacatattttcttaaatccaaattatatttatttaatattttttattctctcaaaaattaaatatgaatatttatttgatagtaatacaaataatctAAGAAATCTATCGGCGTTGGTagataaaatacatattgtCTTGTTACAGTTTGTTGAATTCTTACAAAGTAATATTATACCATCTCTctatttcaaatatatacctAATATATTACACATCTTTCAGTTTTTTGATATCTCTCAATCATTCCATATTGCTAGATACGCCTTCCCTTTTTTTATGCAAACGAAACAAAACGAAAAACAAGTGcacaacaaaaataaaaatgataataataaaaatgataataataaaaatgataataataaaaatgaaaataataaaaatgaaaataataaaaatgaaaataataaaaatgaaaataataaaaatgaaaataataaaaatgaaaataataataataataataaaaataataataataatgacaccTCTGTCGTGAAGAAAGATATAACGTCTACGATTAAGGCAGTTCATGCGGATGCGTCCCCTGAGGAAGAAGGAAATTTAAACATTTTGAAAGAAACCAAACCAAAAAGTGATAACCAcgataatattaattgtgAAAATGTTATCGGCGAACGTTCATGTAACACAACCCATGATGAAATGGTTAAGCCACTTAAAAAATACGACGATCCAAATTTTCATCACGTAAACGAAATTTTGTGGAAAATGTTCCTAATGCCCATAGTcgataaatatttaaaagaagaagaattgAACGGTATAAACATCAATTTTTATCTTACATATTGGAGATTAAGTATATCAGATATTTATGTTCCACATAAGCAATATCAAAAAGTATtagataaatatgaaaattatataaaaaaattagaaaaatattatgaagaaaataaaaaaaatgatgaatataaatggattcctaaacaaataaaaaaattaaatataaaaaaaaataatttaaaaaatgaatatgaatatcatataaatcataCAAAACAAATTAAACAATATTTAGCACATATTGTTGATCATTGGGTAGATCCACAAAAGGTTAGTTTAAATACTTTTGTAGCTTTTATAAAATGTCTAATAGCACCCAGAATTCTAAATAGTGAAAAAGATTCATTATTCTGTTCCaaatttatacaaatattactAGAACTACATACGCCATTATTTAATCTATGTActttagtatatatatttactaaaATGTTAATGCCATTAATTAATGCATGTACAGAAAAAGAAGCACTAAACATAGGAATATTTTTCAATGAtttcttttcatatatatacttattatgtgaagatattaaatattttcaaaatgtCTCAAATAAAAATCCTTGTTTTAGTTACACTCTCAATTTTCAGTCAAAAGATACAATTACTCATAACAATATTATACAGAAAGTTATGAAATGGGAAAAAACTATCCtctcattattatttgaaaataataattttgaaaaatCATGGATCAATTCAAAATCGGTTGTTATCTTCTTATTTAGATTTTTAAATACTTTCCCATATTCACACAAAATCAAAAATTCTATAAAAACATATCTTGAAAACTTACAAAATTTTGCAAATAACCAAGGTTGGAAAGATATTGTCATATCAATTAATAGTTTGAAGACAATGATGGAGAAAAACag aAAAAGTTGCGTAGGTGAAAAAAAGGATGTGCCAGTAAAAAGTCAAGAAACTAAGCAAAGTACTTCAAGAACAAGCG taCATAATGTTAATGCAGACGTGAATGTTACAATGAATCCTTTCAATAATTCTACGCCTGTCCATATTCCATCCAATCCACCATTTGCTCCAATGcccaaaaatatttataatccaa ATGCTTATCCAATAGTACAAAATACAATTAATCCTCCACCGAAACCATACATGAAGGATAGCAATTATAACAACAAAGTGCCCCCTCCACAGGAACCTAAtaa TTTAATACATACATCAACTAGAAATGCAATTTTAATAAACggaaataaagataataaatacaaaagaagattacaaatatttaataatttaaggaaaaatatgaattactATCCAAATGTACAAAGAAAATTAattcatatgaataataaatatattcgaaataataaatcaagATTTAATAATGGGAATATAATTTAtggaaaaaatatgaattaccCATTTCAACAAAATTTTCGAAATGGTACTTCATATATTACATCATCTAATAACGACATATCTACAAGGAATATTTTTTCGAACATTCcaaattatataacaaataaaaataatagtaacttttttaaaagataa
- a CDS encoding ribosomal RNA small subunit methyltransferase A2, putative produces the protein MIYYSFKLRWALFFFLLVTLFKINNVFSKRKRKTYVKNVKWYPQRINHYYINGVVFPRKRRRLATFFVFLGNNGKKKNKRNYKFNIKSKLNVEGENKNEDDQKNEGDQKNEDDQKNEDDQKNEDDQKNEGDQKNEDDQKNEGDQKKNEYNNKMYNTEPIDDKNQFISRTFEGINIFPIKQNEKDQDYLKTKLPSKEFKPKRSLGQNYLKDTNIIKKMISAIEYNVEHHLFQNKKRMSVRKEEDKKKKNKKKKINNNKKKKKKKNNNNNNNNNNNNQNNNQNNNNNNNNQNNNNYNNNNYNSPNQEQCDDIKTKQYVKDNVENNKKIDEQQNCCKESYNEDKEKNNHNCIDGIYTEDIITKKKKCNNDNITEEGENMNVQNLESLQNDGNGVIELGCGLGQISKYLFSKYKNMTGIEIDSRALSIISRTMPGFDFIHDDVLQINYKELSINKKTKLTIIGNLPFYITSQILFCLLDFHKYIEQAIVTIQYEVGERIVAKPNQKNYSILSILFHLFTYPYLLFKIPSKAFYPVPKVQAAVMKIIFKNHESYYKHINCNLLFLKKILKYSFQQRRKKLKSSLKKLLIQYNIPKLPEQFINLRPQQLYPYQFVELTNLLFPLQNYPFNPNIHTKVWRKKKHGD, from the coding sequence atgatttattattcatttaagTTACGCTGggctttattttttttccttctagtaacactttttaaaataaataatgttttTTCAAAAAGGAAACGAAAAACGtatgtaaaaaatgtaaagtgGTATCCCCAAAGAATTAATCATTACTATATAAACGGTGTAGTGTTCCCAAGAAAGAGAAGAAGGCTCGCCACATTCTTTGTGTTTCTTGGAAATAatggaaaaaagaaaaacaaaagaaattataaatttaatattaagaGTAAGTTAAACGTTGAAGGGGAGAACAAAAATGAAGATGACCAAAAAAATGAAGGTGaccaaaaaaatgaagatgaccaaaaaaatgaagatgaccaaaaaaatgaagatgaccaaaaaaatgaaggtgaccaaaaaaatgaagatgacCAAAAAAATGAAGGTGATCAGAAAAAAAACGAATATAACAACAAAATGTATAATACCGAACCCattgatgataaaaatcaATTCATTAGTAGAACCTTTGAaggcataaatatatttcccataaaacaaaatgaaaaagatcaAGATTATTTAAAAACCAAACTTCCGTCTAAAGAATTTAAACCTAAAAGAAGCTTAGgacaaaattatttaaaagatacaaatattataaagaaaatgataagtGCTATAGAATACAATGTCGAACACCATCTTTTTCAAAATAAGAAAAGGATGAGTGTGAGGAAAGAagaagacaaaaaaaaaaaaaataaaaaaaaaaaaataaataataataaaaaaaaaaaaaaaaaaaaaaataacaataataataataataataataataataatcaaaataataatcaaaataacaataataataataataatcaaaataacaataattataataataataattataatagtcCAAATCAGGAACAGtgtgatgatataaaaacaaaacaatatGTAAAAGATAatgtagaaaataataaaaaaatcgATGAACAACAAAATTGTTGTAAAGAATCTTATAACGAagacaaagaaaaaaataatcacaATTGTATTGATGGAATATACACAGAAGATATAattacgaaaaaaaaaaaatgtaataatgataacattACAGAAGAAGGAGAAAATATGAATGTTCAGAATTTAGAAAGTTTACAAAATGATGGTAACGGTGTTATAGAATTAGGATGTGGACTTGGTCAAATaagtaaatatttatttagtaaatataaaaatatgacgGGAATAGAAATTGATAGTAGAGCTTTATCCATAATTAGTCGAACGATGCCTGGATTTGATTTTATTCATGATGATGTgttacaaataaattataaagaattatctataaataaaaaaacaaaactaACTATTATTGGAAATCTCCCATTCTATATAACATCACAAATTTTGTTTTGTCTATTGgattttcataaatatatagaacaaGCTATTGTTACTATACAATATGAAGTAGGTGAAAGAATTGTAGCCAAACctaatcaaaaaaattattcaatcttaagtattttatttcatttattcaCCTATCCatatttactttttaaaatacCCAGCAAAGCATTTTATCCAGTACCTAAAGTTCAAGCAGCtgttatgaaaataatattcaaaaatcacgaatcatattataaacatattaattgtaatttattatttcttaaaaaaatactCAAATACTCATTTCaacaaagaagaaaaaaattaaaaagtagCTTAAAAAAACtattaatacaatataatatacctaAATTACCTGAACAATTCATAAATCTAAGACCACAACAATTATATCCTTATCAATTTGTAGAACTCACAAATCTGCTTTTTCCCCTCCAAAATTATCCTTTCAATCCTAATATACACACAAAAGTttggagaaaaaaaaaacacggCGATTAA
- a CDS encoding rRNA-processing protein FCF2, putative codes for MSEKKILQVVRPEPISVLDYVDNMVKKKKLDKELKKSSLDEWGDMKKIEKTEEIKLQWALLQHENLYTVNEYNKLKKDEKMPEFFQVATMVNSSDKIKVGAGKESQSLHTSNRRKKKTLSALQMLERNNDLKQWCINKYTKIQKQKNIGGKSFVRKQKKQLLKIKNGK; via the coding sequence atgagcgagaagaaaatattacaagTCGTGAGACCGGAGCCAATATCGGTGTTAGATTATGTTGATAATATggttaagaaaaaaaaattagataaGGAATTAAAAAAGAGTTCATTAGATGAATGGGGagatatgaagaaaatagaaaagactgaagaaataaaattacaGTGGGCTTTATTACAACATGAGAATTTATATACTGTGAacgaatataataaattaaaaaaagatgagAAGATGCCCGAATTTTTTCAAGTTGCTACCATGGTTAATAGTagtgataaaataaaagttgGAGCAGGAAAAGAATCCCAATCATTACATACATCGaatagaagaaaaaagaaaactttATCTGCCCTACAAATGTTAGAAAGAAATAACGATCTTAAACAATggtgtataaataaatatacaaaaatacaaAAGCAGAAAAATATCGGAGGAAAATCTTTTGTAAGGAAACAAAAGAAGCAATTATTGAAGATcaaaaatggaaaataa